Proteins co-encoded in one Neosynechococcus sphagnicola sy1 genomic window:
- a CDS encoding Coq4 family protein, with protein MAPSDSAPIVVDPPTQILFQGVDFVAELLNLNVPQLVDLAALRGLPSHTLGRSLVDFLEEHQLLPLTSGPRRKQLHDTVHVLTGYGTDILGEAEVQAFLLGAKFHWLNAAIGLGAIFRLYHEQPPIPGFQQQVRARLHVAYQRGRDSCLEIDRWVVESQWERPLAEVRSTLQIPPLPPESAPSQENS; from the coding sequence ATGGCTCCCTCTGATTCTGCTCCCATTGTGGTTGATCCACCGACCCAGATCCTCTTCCAGGGGGTAGACTTCGTTGCAGAACTGCTGAACTTGAATGTCCCCCAACTGGTTGACCTAGCGGCACTGCGGGGCTTGCCGTCGCATACTCTGGGGCGATCGCTGGTTGATTTTCTGGAGGAACATCAACTACTGCCCCTGACCTCAGGGCCGCGCCGCAAACAACTCCATGATACGGTTCATGTGCTCACGGGCTATGGCACGGATATTTTAGGGGAGGCGGAGGTACAAGCCTTTTTACTCGGTGCCAAGTTCCATTGGCTGAATGCGGCGATTGGCCTGGGAGCCATATTCCGGCTCTACCACGAGCAACCCCCTATCCCAGGGTTTCAACAGCAGGTAAGAGCGCGACTTCATGTTGCCTACCAGCGGGGGCGTGACTCGTGTTTAGAGATTGACCGATGGGTGGTTGAGTCCCAATGGGAGCGCCCCCTGGCAGAGGTACGGTCAACATTACAGATACCCCCCCTGCCTCCCGAGTCTGCACCCTCCCAGGAAAATTCATAA
- a CDS encoding CPBP family intramembrane glutamic endopeptidase, with product MELSAVVKDPGLQVYHYYSLLPEVGNKVITSITYYRLLGTIANTKEFLTFLPGEQYQLSLSGLQEPASKAIANLDLSPTLEFLGASFNVGDREDKKTSYKKLYHSLVASEPEPIQRMVLGFVYTRSRNLLFPILIHGLWNSGTLLTLFILGSGTHPG from the coding sequence ATGGAATTGTCTGCAGTGGTTAAAGATCCTGGCCTACAAGTTTACCATTACTATTCATTACTACCAGAAGTAGGTAATAAGGTTATTACATCTATCACCTACTATCGATTACTGGGGACTATCGCCAATACGAAAGAATTTCTGACCTTCTTACCAGGGGAACAATATCAACTCTCGCTCAGTGGCTTGCAGGAACCAGCCTCAAAGGCGATCGCAAACCTTGACCTCTCACCAACTTTGGAATTTTTAGGTGCCAGTTTTAATGTAGGTGATCGAGAAGACAAGAAAACCAGTTACAAAAAGCTCTATCATTCCCTCGTTGCATCTGAACCGGAACCCATTCAACGAATGGTGCTGGGATTTGTTTACACGCGATCGCGCAATCTGCTATTTCCGATTTTGATCCATGGGTTGTGGAACAGTGGCACCTTGTTGACCCTCTTCATTTTGGGGAGTGGCACCCATCCGGGCTAG